In Puniceicoccus vermicola, one DNA window encodes the following:
- a CDS encoding nucleotide sugar dehydrogenase, with protein sequence MKIAIIGLGYVGLPLAIRFASSGSEVLGLDTDPSKVESLSRGDSYIRHIPSTEVASLVERGAFEASTDFSRVAEVEAILICVPTPLDVHREPDLSYVLQSGAGIAPYLDSGLKTVKGEIRPKLVVLESTTYPGTTDTELREVLEKGSGLKAGVGFHLAYSPEREDPGRTDHSVRTIPKVMGGYTEACLKRCEELYSMAVDQIHPVSSCRIAEATKLTENIFRSVNIALMNELKVVFHEMGIDVWDVIDAASTKPFGYMPFYPGPGLGGHCIPIDPFYLTWKAREYGKHTRFIELAGEVNTDMPDYVIGRVAEVLNEEGKAIRGSKILLLGIAYKPDVDDDRESPSYALMSRLERRGAAVSYNDPYVPEIRSLRHYPEFAGRKSVEISAEYDLILLATHHSEYREYDFSYFEVPIVDTRSCLKYPGLRYVKA encoded by the coding sequence ATGAAAATTGCGATTATTGGTTTGGGTTATGTTGGACTTCCACTTGCGATTCGTTTCGCGTCGTCGGGATCGGAGGTGCTGGGTCTCGACACGGATCCCTCGAAGGTGGAGAGCCTTTCGCGGGGTGATAGTTATATTCGCCACATTCCATCTACAGAGGTGGCCTCTCTCGTGGAGAGAGGGGCTTTCGAAGCTTCCACGGATTTTTCCCGCGTAGCTGAGGTCGAAGCAATTTTGATTTGTGTGCCGACTCCACTCGATGTTCACCGGGAGCCGGATCTTTCCTATGTTCTTCAGTCTGGCGCCGGGATTGCCCCGTATTTGGATTCTGGATTGAAAACTGTGAAGGGCGAAATAAGGCCGAAGTTAGTGGTTTTGGAATCGACTACTTATCCGGGGACCACGGACACTGAGCTAAGGGAGGTTCTGGAGAAAGGATCCGGCCTGAAAGCTGGAGTTGGATTTCATCTGGCCTATTCGCCGGAACGGGAAGATCCCGGGCGGACCGATCACTCCGTCCGAACGATTCCGAAGGTGATGGGAGGATACACGGAAGCTTGCCTCAAGCGTTGCGAGGAACTTTATTCAATGGCCGTGGATCAGATCCATCCGGTATCGTCCTGCCGGATTGCCGAAGCGACCAAGTTGACGGAGAATATTTTCCGTTCGGTGAACATCGCTCTGATGAATGAGCTGAAAGTCGTCTTCCACGAGATGGGAATCGATGTTTGGGACGTTATTGACGCCGCCTCGACAAAACCGTTTGGCTATATGCCGTTCTACCCCGGTCCTGGACTGGGAGGGCACTGTATCCCAATCGATCCCTTCTATCTGACGTGGAAGGCCCGCGAATACGGAAAGCATACTCGGTTCATAGAGCTGGCGGGAGAGGTAAACACCGATATGCCGGACTATGTGATTGGACGTGTGGCAGAAGTCTTGAACGAAGAGGGTAAAGCGATTCGCGGGTCGAAGATCCTCTTGCTGGGAATCGCCTACAAACCAGATGTGGACGATGATAGGGAGTCTCCTTCGTATGCGCTCATGAGTCGTTTGGAACGGAGAGGAGCCGCAGTCTCCTACAACGATCCATACGTTCCCGAGATTCGTTCGCTGCGACACTATCCCGAGTTTGCCGGTAGAAAGTCAGTCGAGATAAGTGCGGAGTACGATCTGATTCTGCTGGCGACGCATCATTCCGAATATAGGGAGTATGATTTCTCCTATTTTGAAGTTCCCATTGTCGATACGAGAAGTTGTTTGAAGTATCCGGGGCTGCGCTATGTGAAAGCCTAG
- a CDS encoding N-acetylneuraminate synthase family protein — protein MNTNWFEELSEGNRKPLVVAEVAQAHEGSLGIAHSFIDAVAATGADAIKFQTHMADRESTLREPWRIPFSYEDGTRFDYWKRMEFTPEQWKGLADHCSEKGLIFLSSPFSFEAVALLESLNMSAFKVASGEIENFPLLDRIAKCGKPVLLSSGLSDWAIFDRAVERVRGHGAKVGVFQCTTAYPTRAEEVGLNVISEMSERYDCPVGLSDHSGTVYPCLAAASIGAKLLEVHVTFDRQMFGPDAPASLNLAELKNLVEGVDFIDRMRKNPLDKDRPSIDLPGLSRTFGKSVVASSDLPFGTVLQEGDLALKKPGDGCPPSDFYEMVGKKLNKPLKSDDPIRWDDLD, from the coding sequence ATGAATACGAATTGGTTCGAGGAACTTTCAGAGGGGAACCGTAAGCCTTTGGTAGTTGCAGAGGTGGCCCAAGCCCACGAAGGCTCCCTTGGCATCGCGCATAGTTTTATCGATGCTGTTGCAGCCACGGGGGCCGATGCGATAAAATTCCAGACTCATATGGCCGATCGGGAGAGCACGCTCCGAGAGCCGTGGAGAATCCCTTTCAGCTACGAAGACGGCACCCGTTTTGACTATTGGAAGCGAATGGAATTTACTCCAGAGCAGTGGAAAGGTCTTGCCGATCATTGTTCAGAGAAGGGGCTGATTTTTCTGAGTTCTCCTTTCAGTTTTGAAGCGGTTGCGCTTTTGGAATCTTTGAACATGTCAGCATTCAAAGTGGCCTCGGGAGAGATCGAAAACTTCCCTCTTCTGGACCGTATCGCGAAGTGTGGAAAGCCAGTCTTGCTTTCCTCGGGCCTGAGTGACTGGGCGATCTTTGATCGCGCTGTAGAGAGGGTACGGGGTCATGGTGCGAAAGTGGGAGTCTTTCAATGCACGACCGCGTATCCCACGCGTGCGGAGGAGGTCGGTTTAAATGTGATTTCGGAGATGAGTGAGAGATACGATTGCCCAGTCGGGCTTTCTGATCATTCCGGCACCGTTTATCCCTGTCTCGCGGCTGCTTCGATTGGAGCAAAGCTTCTGGAGGTGCACGTTACCTTTGATCGGCAGATGTTCGGCCCGGATGCTCCGGCTTCTTTGAACCTTGCGGAACTGAAGAATCTTGTTGAGGGCGTCGATTTCATCGACCGGATGCGAAAGAATCCCTTGGACAAGGATCGTCCTTCGATTGATCTGCCGGGTTTAAGTCGGACCTTTGGGAAAAGTGTAGTGGCCAGCAGTGATCTTCCCTTTGGAACCGTTCTCCAAGAGGGAGATCTCGCCTTGAAAAAGCCAGGAGACGGATGTCCTCCCTCCGACTTTTACGAGATGGTCGGAAAGAAGTTAAATAAACCTTTGAAGTCCGATGATCCAATCCGTTGGGATGATTTGGACTAG
- a CDS encoding cytidylyltransferase domain-containing protein, with amino-acid sequence MKYLCIIPARKGSKGVPGKNMIEVAGRPLISYSLETAKAAFEGRSDVTIFVSTDSQEIREYAESQGIEVPFLRPDKISGDKSPSIDFVIHALDEFSKKGTHFEAVIILQPTSPLRPVGAVREAMTMMEENPGSDSLITAFEDPSLNIDILYHRADSGYGLAVSKTHNAGGRRQDLPPVYVRNGAIYIVRSDYLKRTRRLIADSPLILVMDEKVSVNVDAMEDLKKVKDILEK; translated from the coding sequence ATGAAATATTTGTGTATCATCCCAGCCCGTAAAGGATCCAAGGGAGTTCCAGGGAAGAATATGATCGAGGTTGCGGGAAGACCATTGATTTCTTATTCGCTGGAAACGGCGAAGGCGGCATTTGAGGGACGATCGGATGTCACAATATTTGTATCTACGGATTCTCAAGAGATCCGAGAATATGCCGAGAGTCAGGGGATCGAGGTGCCTTTCCTTCGTCCGGATAAGATATCGGGGGACAAGTCTCCTTCCATCGATTTTGTCATTCATGCCTTGGATGAGTTTTCGAAGAAGGGGACCCATTTCGAAGCAGTGATCATCTTGCAACCGACTTCTCCTCTTCGTCCGGTCGGGGCTGTTCGGGAAGCGATGACCATGATGGAAGAGAACCCTGGGAGCGATTCGTTGATCACGGCTTTTGAGGATCCCTCTTTGAATATCGATATTCTTTATCATCGCGCGGATTCCGGCTATGGGCTGGCGGTTTCGAAGACTCATAATGCTGGAGGGAGACGTCAGGATTTGCCTCCGGTTTATGTGCGGAATGGAGCGATTTATATCGTCCGAAGCGATTACTTGAAAAGAACCCGCCGCTTGATTGCCGATAGTCCTCTCATTTTGGTCATGGATGAAAAGGTCTCCGTGAATGTCGATGCGATGGAAGACTTGAAGAAGGTGAAAGATATCTTGGAGAAATGA
- a CDS encoding GDP-mannose 4,6-dehydratase, with protein sequence MKFLISGVAGFIASRTALFLLEQGHEVVGIDNLNDYYDQRLKLHRLTTLGRFASADPERLSILERSVRADKEVVPHIDIDTPRFSFRNLDIENKRDVLTLFEEHSFDAVLNLAARAGVRYSMENPDIYMMTNAMGTLHILDGMKNTGVKKMVLASTSSLYAGQEMPFTEDLAVNTPISPYAASKKAAEALCYSYRHLYDLDISVCRYFTVFGPMGRPDMSPFRFIRWIAEGEPLVLFGDGSQSRDFTHVDDIARGTIAALQPVGYEVFNLGGGNNPISLKQFIAWVEEMLGKKAKIDRKPFHKADVMETWADISKAERMLGWKPEEGIHEGVQQCVDWYLENRDWLSKVRV encoded by the coding sequence ATGAAATTCTTAATCTCTGGAGTAGCCGGATTTATTGCGTCGAGGACCGCCCTTTTCCTTCTGGAGCAAGGACACGAGGTTGTCGGCATTGATAATCTGAATGACTATTACGATCAGCGGCTCAAGTTGCATCGGCTGACTACACTGGGACGGTTTGCCTCGGCTGATCCCGAGAGATTGTCTATTCTCGAGAGATCTGTGAGGGCGGATAAGGAGGTCGTTCCCCATATCGATATCGATACCCCGCGATTCTCATTTAGAAACCTCGATATCGAAAATAAGAGAGATGTTTTAACGCTGTTCGAAGAACATTCGTTCGATGCGGTTCTTAACCTAGCCGCGCGTGCCGGAGTCCGCTACAGCATGGAGAATCCGGACATCTACATGATGACGAATGCGATGGGGACTCTTCACATCTTGGATGGGATGAAGAATACTGGGGTGAAGAAGATGGTTCTCGCGTCGACCTCGTCCCTCTACGCCGGACAGGAGATGCCGTTTACCGAGGATCTCGCAGTCAATACTCCGATTTCGCCTTATGCCGCTTCGAAGAAGGCGGCTGAAGCGCTCTGCTATAGCTATCGGCATCTGTACGATTTGGACATTTCCGTATGCCGATACTTCACTGTCTTCGGTCCGATGGGGCGGCCTGATATGTCGCCATTCCGCTTCATTCGTTGGATTGCCGAGGGGGAACCTTTGGTACTATTTGGAGACGGCAGCCAATCCCGCGACTTTACGCATGTCGATGATATTGCCCGCGGAACCATCGCCGCTCTTCAGCCAGTTGGGTATGAGGTATTCAATCTGGGAGGAGGGAATAATCCGATTTCGCTCAAGCAATTCATTGCCTGGGTCGAGGAGATGCTCGGGAAAAAGGCGAAAATCGATCGCAAGCCGTTCCACAAGGCCGATGTGATGGAAACCTGGGCCGATATTTCCAAAGCCGAACGGATGCTGGGCTGGAAGCCCGAAGAAGGAATTCACGAGGGTGTGCAGCAATGCGTGGATTGGTATTTGGAGAACCGTGATTGGTTGTCGAAGGTGCGGGTGTAA
- a CDS encoding glycosyltransferase family 61 protein, with protein sequence MSNRGTVLTPGHKLLFDVSNQMSVRRDFAKVQFHQAFQRNIFPPIRRVQGRVAVLVTAAGGNYFHWLTEALPRLRLLEIAEGGIDRIDSFVVNQGASFIGESLDLLGVPLSRRIDTDWNTHLKADELLVPSLPGVTLNPPRWACSFLQERMLPHGAPSGKGPRIYIRRGQTNRRFVRNEEEILAVLEDFGFVSVDPGEFDLKEQIAIFRDAEVIVGSHGAALANLLWCGSGTKVLELLPLHRPGKWFWPYCYWALSASCDLDYHCLQSLETDGDHDKELYADQSFSSTEIRQWLEHHV encoded by the coding sequence TTGTCAAATCGAGGTACCGTGCTGACCCCGGGACACAAACTCTTGTTTGATGTCTCGAATCAGATGAGTGTGAGAAGGGATTTTGCGAAGGTGCAATTTCATCAAGCTTTTCAACGCAACATCTTTCCTCCAATTCGCCGGGTTCAGGGGCGTGTAGCGGTGTTGGTTACCGCGGCAGGGGGAAATTACTTCCACTGGCTCACGGAGGCGCTACCACGATTGCGATTGTTGGAAATCGCAGAAGGGGGAATTGATCGTATTGACTCTTTTGTCGTGAATCAGGGAGCTTCATTTATCGGTGAAAGTCTCGATTTATTGGGGGTTCCACTCAGTCGCCGTATTGATACCGATTGGAACACTCACTTGAAAGCCGATGAGCTCCTTGTGCCTTCGCTGCCGGGAGTTACTTTAAATCCTCCACGGTGGGCCTGTTCCTTCCTCCAAGAGAGGATGCTCCCTCATGGTGCCCCCTCGGGAAAAGGTCCTCGTATCTATATTCGGCGAGGCCAGACGAATCGGAGGTTTGTTCGTAACGAAGAAGAGATTCTCGCGGTTCTGGAGGATTTCGGTTTTGTATCAGTGGATCCGGGGGAGTTCGATTTGAAGGAGCAAATCGCCATTTTCCGAGACGCGGAAGTCATCGTGGGTTCTCACGGAGCAGCGCTGGCCAATTTGCTTTGGTGCGGGTCCGGAACTAAGGTCTTAGAATTGTTGCCACTTCACCGCCCAGGAAAATGGTTTTGGCCCTACTGTTATTGGGCTTTGTCGGCGTCTTGCGATTTGGATTACCATTGTTTGCAATCGCTAGAGACAGACGGGGACCATGATAAGGAACTGTATGCGGATCAATCGTTCTCCTCTACGGAGATTCGTCAATGGTTGGAGCATCACGTTTGA
- a CDS encoding four helix bundle protein, which yields MVVEGAGVKGERWRTSNAERLTLNIERRPFSVGCLTFDVECSPSKFDQDILCKYSIDSSESPKWILEEGYDLEERLLLFSASIITLTDGMLKSRAGNHVAAQLLRSGTSPFPNHGEAQAAESLKDFIRKLKVCLKELRETWRWLRLLDKVPLAEDVVAVKELIRESDELIRIFSASIRTAEKRKG from the coding sequence TTGGTTGTCGAAGGTGCGGGTGTAAAAGGCGAGAGATGGCGAACGTCGAACGCCGAACGTTTAACACTAAACATCGAACGAAGACCATTTAGCGTTGGATGTTTAACGTTCGATGTTGAATGTTCGCCATCTAAATTCGATCAAGATATTTTGTGTAAGTATTCAATAGATTCTAGCGAATCCCCAAAATGGATTCTCGAAGAAGGTTATGATCTCGAAGAGCGACTTCTCTTGTTTTCTGCGTCGATTATTACACTGACCGATGGAATGCTGAAGAGTCGGGCAGGGAATCATGTCGCGGCGCAGCTCCTCCGCTCGGGAACCTCTCCGTTTCCCAATCATGGAGAAGCTCAGGCGGCTGAGTCGTTGAAGGACTTCATTCGCAAATTGAAAGTATGCTTGAAGGAACTTCGAGAGACTTGGCGCTGGTTACGTTTGCTTGATAAAGTTCCGCTGGCAGAAGATGTGGTCGCCGTGAAAGAGCTTATTCGAGAATCCGACGAGTTGATCCGAATCTTTTCAGCAAGTATTAGGACGGCCGAGAAGAGAAAAGGGTGA
- a CDS encoding NAD(P)-dependent oxidoreductase, with amino-acid sequence MNILITEPEHYSEKALGLYRFAGTVKLGVDRDRSLKDQVEGVNVLVIRLRFRIDREVLDAATDLQVIVTPTTGLDHLDLKELDQKGIRILSLKGETEFLRSIPATAELTWGLLLAVRRGIVPAASSVTNRIWERDLFRGRDLKGKVLGIVGCGRIGSIMVGYAKAFGMTVLVHDLQTIQIDGVDQVPLQELYRRSDVVSIHLPLEEETRGFVDRAAFTEMKDGAVFLNTARSGIVDENEMLEALKSGKLAGVGVDVISGEDAFAGKVPEKHPLLEYADTAGNLVITPHIGGASWDSMHATEDFCAERFVDLCRDADL; translated from the coding sequence ATGAACATCCTCATAACCGAGCCGGAGCATTACTCTGAAAAGGCCCTAGGCCTCTACCGTTTCGCGGGAACGGTGAAATTGGGGGTGGATCGAGATCGTTCCTTGAAGGATCAAGTCGAGGGTGTGAACGTGTTGGTCATCCGGCTGCGTTTTCGTATCGACCGCGAAGTCTTAGACGCAGCTACCGATCTTCAGGTGATCGTCACACCAACAACGGGGTTGGATCATCTTGATTTGAAAGAGCTCGATCAGAAGGGCATCCGAATTCTTTCGCTCAAGGGAGAGACCGAATTTCTTCGATCCATCCCCGCGACCGCAGAATTAACTTGGGGGCTTCTCCTGGCGGTTCGAAGAGGAATTGTTCCGGCGGCATCTTCCGTGACGAATCGAATTTGGGAGCGGGACCTTTTTCGGGGAAGAGATCTGAAAGGAAAGGTTCTGGGCATTGTTGGATGCGGGCGGATCGGTTCGATTATGGTCGGATATGCGAAAGCCTTTGGAATGACCGTACTCGTTCACGATTTGCAGACGATTCAGATCGATGGAGTGGATCAGGTCCCGTTGCAGGAGCTCTATCGAAGATCGGACGTGGTGAGCATTCATCTCCCTTTGGAGGAGGAAACCCGCGGATTCGTGGACCGTGCCGCATTTACGGAAATGAAGGATGGAGCTGTGTTTCTGAACACAGCACGAAGCGGGATTGTTGATGAAAATGAAATGCTAGAGGCCTTGAAAAGCGGAAAGCTCGCGGGTGTCGGTGTGGATGTCATCAGCGGTGAGGACGCCTTCGCTGGAAAGGTTCCTGAGAAGCATCCTTTGCTCGAGTATGCGGACACCGCCGGGAATCTTGTCATCACCCCGCATATCGGTGGAGCCAGTTGGGATTCAATGCATGCGACTGAAGATTTTTGTGCGGAGCGATTCGTCGACCTGTGCCGCGATGCGGATCTCTAG
- the neuC gene encoding UDP-N-acetylglucosamine 2-epimerase, with amino-acid sequence MKQKKRKVCVVVTARPSYSRIKTAMVALRDRDDVELQVVVAASALLERYGRAIDVIRQDGFEVSASVVNVLEGEDLRSMAKTTGLGIIEMASVLDSLKPDVVVSVADRYETLATAVATSYMNIPLCHIQGGEVTGSIDEKVRHAITKLSDLHLVSNEKARDRVIHMGEVPEKVHVTGCPSIDIAAEVLAEPLRPLGFHRKYGGVGKEQDLSDGYVVVLQHPVTTEYEAARRQVMETLEAIYEFNRPTLWFWPNVDAGSDGTSKGIRSFRENRGAENIHYYKNMEPRDFLHLLKGSIGIVGNSSVAIRECSFLGVRAIDIGSRQSGRDHGANVVNVDYDRKQILQALNDWEVGEAVEPDLLYGDGKAGVRIADILATAELSTEKKLTY; translated from the coding sequence ATGAAGCAAAAGAAGAGAAAAGTTTGTGTCGTCGTTACGGCACGTCCGAGTTATTCGCGAATTAAAACAGCAATGGTGGCTCTTCGGGATCGGGATGATGTGGAATTGCAAGTCGTTGTCGCTGCCTCGGCATTACTGGAGCGATATGGGCGTGCGATTGACGTGATTCGACAGGACGGCTTCGAGGTTTCTGCAAGTGTAGTGAATGTGCTGGAAGGCGAGGACCTTCGTAGCATGGCCAAAACGACTGGCTTGGGGATTATCGAAATGGCTTCGGTCTTGGATTCGCTCAAGCCGGACGTGGTTGTCTCGGTTGCGGATCGATACGAAACGTTGGCGACGGCCGTGGCGACTTCCTACATGAATATTCCGCTTTGCCACATTCAGGGCGGAGAGGTCACGGGTTCGATCGATGAAAAAGTGAGGCATGCGATTACAAAGCTTTCGGATCTTCATCTCGTCTCGAACGAGAAGGCCCGTGATCGAGTGATTCATATGGGAGAAGTTCCGGAAAAGGTGCACGTCACTGGTTGTCCTTCTATTGATATTGCTGCGGAGGTTCTGGCGGAACCTCTTCGTCCGCTTGGATTTCACCGTAAATATGGCGGAGTCGGCAAGGAACAAGATCTTTCCGATGGATATGTGGTCGTTCTTCAACACCCTGTAACGACCGAATACGAGGCGGCTCGTAGGCAGGTGATGGAGACTCTGGAGGCCATCTATGAGTTTAATCGGCCGACACTTTGGTTTTGGCCGAATGTGGATGCAGGTTCGGATGGGACATCGAAAGGAATCCGTTCCTTTCGGGAGAATCGGGGCGCAGAGAACATTCATTACTACAAGAACATGGAGCCGCGAGATTTCTTGCATTTGCTGAAAGGATCCATCGGGATCGTAGGAAACTCCAGTGTTGCGATTCGGGAATGTTCGTTCCTCGGTGTAAGAGCGATTGATATTGGAAGCCGACAATCAGGACGGGACCATGGGGCCAACGTGGTCAATGTGGATTACGATAGGAAACAGATTCTCCAAGCATTGAACGATTGGGAAGTTGGAGAGGCTGTGGAGCCGGACCTGCTTTATGGGGACGGCAAAGCAGGGGTCCGAATTGCCGATATCCTGGCAACTGCAGAGTTGAGCACGGAGAAGAAGCTGACTTACTGA
- a CDS encoding LIC_10190 family membrane protein, giving the protein MTLVFYGILGLAFLGWAKAFLFAARISKKESDSIPLSFLVWAGWACVLFLLGVIHFFLPITVYAMVPILLVGICLSVLLLDWRKIAEAGQSVSEGKLYKVVLALLVFGLLLWSCWIASRGMMAPRQFDSGLYHLNSIRWLNEYPLIPGLGNLHGRLAFNSSFFTFVAALNMYPIFGYGRSVANGFLLILSVVTFLELLLPLLRRPSQVFHLSPILWAIPLFCLPVLAFWSLSSSGISSPSPDLTSNLLQLVLFVLFARLAVRFFTTREVVSSEALIFSLLGATALTVKLSSVAFCGIMMGLLWVGILCSRGKRLRLAGWFLFAAFLVLVLQAGRGVVLSGAPLYPSTLGYLELDWSVPLESIENEHHWVSSWARQPGSHFKEVLGSWYWFGPWLDRMSSEFTEVVFPLILFLIVGSASVVFWKMSRINGKEHCLRVGVLLLPLIAALVFWFFTAPDLRFANAFFFLLPILAIAGILSGIQSTGRRNVMVMMTLFFFIFGNSNLIYWVYQNRDSVRIISREGWRPTEKVTLEAKLTKSGLSVFVPVSGQLTWDAPLPSTPFLNENLRLRKSDSLASGFTVQPPDIVVDSKSRLH; this is encoded by the coding sequence GTGACTCTCGTCTTTTACGGGATTCTTGGCCTAGCTTTTCTCGGGTGGGCGAAGGCGTTCCTGTTCGCTGCGAGAATTTCCAAGAAAGAATCCGATTCGATACCGCTTTCATTCCTCGTGTGGGCGGGTTGGGCCTGCGTTCTTTTTCTTTTGGGGGTTATTCATTTCTTTTTACCGATAACTGTGTATGCGATGGTGCCGATTCTACTCGTCGGCATCTGTCTTTCGGTTCTTCTTCTTGATTGGAGAAAAATCGCGGAGGCAGGTCAGTCTGTGTCTGAGGGAAAGTTATACAAGGTGGTGCTGGCTTTGTTGGTGTTCGGCCTTCTCTTATGGTCTTGTTGGATTGCCTCGCGAGGCATGATGGCTCCCCGTCAGTTTGACTCCGGCCTTTATCACTTAAACTCGATTCGCTGGTTGAATGAATACCCCCTGATCCCAGGATTGGGAAATCTTCACGGGCGTTTAGCTTTTAATTCCAGCTTTTTCACTTTTGTGGCGGCATTAAATATGTACCCGATTTTCGGGTATGGAAGATCTGTCGCCAATGGATTTCTTCTCATCCTTTCGGTAGTTACTTTCCTGGAGCTTTTACTTCCTCTCCTGAGACGGCCGAGTCAGGTTTTCCATTTGTCCCCGATTCTTTGGGCCATTCCATTGTTTTGTCTCCCGGTTCTCGCTTTCTGGAGTCTCTCTTCCTCCGGAATCAGCTCACCTTCGCCGGATCTAACTTCGAATCTCTTGCAGCTGGTGTTGTTTGTTCTCTTTGCCAGACTGGCCGTCAGGTTTTTCACCACGAGGGAGGTGGTTTCATCCGAGGCTTTGATTTTTTCTCTCCTGGGTGCAACCGCATTAACAGTGAAACTCAGCAGCGTTGCTTTCTGTGGGATTATGATGGGTCTCCTTTGGGTCGGGATTCTGTGTTCTCGGGGAAAACGACTTCGGCTTGCAGGTTGGTTTCTATTCGCAGCCTTTCTGGTCCTAGTACTGCAGGCAGGAAGAGGTGTTGTTTTGTCGGGTGCTCCATTGTACCCCTCGACTCTCGGGTATCTTGAACTTGATTGGTCTGTGCCGCTCGAGAGCATAGAGAACGAGCACCACTGGGTCTCTTCCTGGGCTCGTCAACCGGGTTCCCATTTTAAGGAAGTGCTAGGCTCTTGGTACTGGTTTGGACCGTGGCTCGACAGAATGAGCTCTGAGTTCACGGAAGTCGTTTTCCCGTTGATCCTTTTTTTGATTGTTGGATCTGCGTCAGTCGTTTTCTGGAAGATGAGTAGAATAAACGGAAAAGAGCATTGTCTGCGTGTGGGCGTTTTGCTTTTGCCGCTAATCGCGGCATTGGTTTTTTGGTTTTTTACCGCTCCAGATCTCCGATTTGCAAATGCGTTCTTCTTTCTCCTTCCCATCTTGGCGATAGCTGGAATCCTTTCGGGGATTCAGTCTACTGGTCGTAGGAATGTGATGGTGATGATGACATTGTTCTTTTTTATATTCGGAAATTCCAATCTGATCTATTGGGTTTATCAGAATCGGGACTCTGTCAGAATCATCTCCCGAGAGGGCTGGCGGCCGACAGAGAAAGTTACATTAGAAGCGAAATTGACGAAAAGTGGATTGTCGGTCTTTGTCCCTGTTTCGGGTCAGCTGACGTGGGATGCTCCTTTGCCTTCGACTCCTTTTCTCAACGAGAATCTTCGTTTGCGGAAGTCCGATAGCCTTGCTTCAGGATTTACTGTCCAGCCGCCGGACATAGTGGTGGATTCTAAAAGTAGGCTCCATTGA
- a CDS encoding class I SAM-dependent methyltransferase gives MTKPQNSFHAPQLPGGNSFDDLRVDIAEAHRIADQISCEKHSIAVPAWKGKLRLLTHRILRKLNLHEALVVNGVMSGWLRDFRSYWSEVLGGRPIWKALDFFLLAHDYRRSQQHAKPLEWDDAGRHLENWQQPGQVYQILQQVERFALNPYVHPPVWKFLEPKMRVLEYGCSSAPYYHCYRKFFSHREQSWVLADIPNFPFHYGKYLYRSDKDLSFATIDVENYDDPLKSEAKFDAIILTTVLEHLENPKEIVAYLLDRLRSGGVFLFDYIRSEGTGLDHPGSLEQREECLRIIREQTTVEDGQIGDSSETVDLCVVRKK, from the coding sequence ATGACTAAACCTCAAAATAGCTTCCACGCTCCTCAGCTTCCCGGAGGAAATTCTTTCGACGATCTGCGGGTCGATATTGCCGAGGCGCATCGGATTGCCGATCAGATTTCTTGTGAAAAGCATTCCATTGCGGTTCCGGCTTGGAAAGGGAAGTTGCGGCTTTTGACCCACCGCATTCTTCGGAAGCTGAACCTGCACGAAGCTCTGGTTGTCAACGGGGTGATGTCCGGTTGGTTGCGTGATTTTCGGTCCTACTGGAGCGAGGTGCTTGGAGGCCGACCCATTTGGAAGGCTCTGGATTTCTTTTTACTCGCTCATGACTACCGTCGGAGTCAGCAACACGCGAAGCCCTTGGAGTGGGATGATGCGGGGCGTCACTTGGAAAATTGGCAGCAGCCCGGTCAAGTGTATCAGATTCTCCAGCAAGTGGAGCGGTTCGCGCTCAACCCTTACGTCCATCCACCGGTGTGGAAATTTCTGGAGCCCAAAATGAGGGTTTTGGAGTATGGATGCTCGTCCGCGCCGTATTATCACTGCTACCGGAAGTTCTTTTCCCATCGGGAGCAGTCATGGGTCTTGGCCGATATCCCCAATTTCCCCTTCCACTATGGAAAGTATCTTTATCGCAGTGACAAAGATCTGTCCTTTGCGACCATCGACGTCGAGAACTATGACGACCCGCTGAAGAGCGAAGCGAAGTTTGATGCCATCATTCTGACAACAGTTCTTGAGCACCTTGAGAATCCGAAAGAGATCGTGGCCTATCTTTTGGACCGCCTCAGGTCCGGCGGAGTCTTTCTCTTTGATTATATTCGGTCAGAAGGAACGGGACTCGATCACCCCGGCTCGTTGGAGCAGAGGGAAGAGTGTTTGCGGATCATTCGAGAGCAAACAACCGTCGAGGATGGGCAAATCGGAGATTCTTCGGAGACGGTCGATCTCTGCGTCGTTCGGAAAAAGTAG